The region GCGGTCGTCGGAGAGGTGCAGCGGACTGGCGCTCCAGTTGGCCGAGAACGGCGGGTTCGCCACTATGGCCTCGAAGCGGTGCTCCAGGTGCTGCGGGTGCTCCAGCGTGTCCTCCTGCCGGATGTCGAATTTCCGGAAGTGCACGTCGTGCAGGATCATGTTCATACGGGCTAGGTTGTAGGTGGTGCGGTTGAGCTCCTGCCCATAGAAGGTAGACACCTCCTTCACCTCCTTGGCCACGCGCAGCAAGAGCGAGCCCGAGCCGCAGGTAGGGTCATACACCGACTTGAGTTTGTCCTTGCCGGTGGTCACCAGTTTGGCCAGTACCTTCGATACCTCCTGCGGGGTGTAAAATTCTCCCGCCTTCTTGCCTGCGCCGCTCGCAAACTGCCCGATCAGGTACTCGTAGGCATCGCCCAGTACGTCGGCCTCGGTGTCTTCCAGCTTAAAGTCTATCTTGTCCAGGTGGCCCAGCACCTTTGCTATCAAATCGTTCTTGGCAGCTTCGGTACGGCCCAGTTTGGTAGAAGTCAGGTCCAGATCTTCGAAAAGCTTGTTAAAGTCGTCCTCGCTCTCGGTGCCCATGGTGCTCTGCTCAATGTGCCTGAGCACCTGCGTCAGCTCGTCAAGTATAAAATTGCTCGCCCCCTCCTCTTTGCTGTTGGCGTTGCCTTTGCGGGCCAGTTCACTAAATAGCTCGGTCGGCTTCAGGAAGTAACCCAGGCTGGCCAGCGCCTCTTCCTTTATCGCTTCCAGGTACTCCTGCCCCTCTTCGCTGGCTTCGTTTATATCGTGGTATTTGATGCCGTCTTCTGCCAGTATCTTATTGGCGTACAGCGCCATCTTCTCCGACAGGTATTTGTAGAAGATAAAGCCAAGTATATAATCCCGGAACTCGTCAGCATCCATCTTGCCGCGCAGGGTGTTGGCGATGTTCCAGAGTTGTTGTTCTATTTGTCGTTTGTGGTTTTCAGACATGGGTAAGCTAAAAGTTGTATTCTCGGTATAGGACCGGTAAAACCAGACAAGGTACAACAAGATAGGGAAAATAGTATACTTGGTGCAAGTTTAAACTTTGGAGTAGGTCATAAAAGGAAGCCTTTATTTTCCGGATGAAGAATACCAGAAAAAAGCTATCTTACGACATGGAAAGAGCGATATCACAAACTGAGGCAGTAAAAGCCCTCTTTAAGGAATTTCACCAGACAGGCGATGCACAGGAGCTACTGATCGGGCTTCGGCAACTGGAGCAGGAAGCCGGAGAGGGAGAACTTTGGCTTCGGTTCTTTGACGGCGATTCAGGTGCCACTACCATCACTGACTTGGAACGCCACCTGGCTGCCCCTTCCCACCCTAACTACAGGTCCGTCCTGGAGAGTATAGACATCGCTCTGGAGCGGGAGGGCCTGCAGGTGTACTTTGCGTAGCCTTTGCCTGTTCAAGCTACTATTACCGTTGTGGCATAAGGCTGCGCAAGCTTTACGTGTGGCTCTGCCAAATTATACCTTTGCCCTTGATGCCCTTCCTGGCTCTTCCCCACCCCTCTACCAGTTATAGGTAGTTTTAAGCACAGGTGCAGCTAGCCGCATCCGGCAAGACAGAGGACCTATAACTACCGGGCTAGTGGGTAGTATAGGAGTTACTGAGTGCCGGCTTAGCTACACCCCCACCAGGTTTTGCAACTGCTCCTGTCATAGCCACAGGCCACCTGTAATTCCTTCCCTGGGCTTACCCCGCCTTTGTTGCCCATATAGCACCTACAAGACAGGATTTTCCTAAAACACTCGTAATCAACACCTTAATTTGAGCCTCAAAATTCTAAAAGGACGGTGTAACATTTTCCTCTGAAATCAGTATAATAGGATGCAACCACAAAAAAGACTACTATATATAAATATAGTTACGTCTTAATTCAATCACTGATTTTCCTGGTATCACTACAGGCTCCATAGCCGTGGGGCCACCGGAACGTTATTGCCTTGTCGCAGCCATGGAGCGAGAAGGGTGGTTTCTTATTGTTTAATGTTTAACAAAAACGCTTAAATGGTGAAGTATTTTACGGATTGGGAACAGATGATGATAGCAACACTGGAGTTCCATGGTATAGACGACGTAGAAAAGTACAAGAGCATACAGGAGAATATTGGATATTTTGAGATTCTGACTTTGGCCTTTTCGTTTAGACTGCCTTATATAACATCGCATAGGCGAGGAACAAGCCGTATTAAATTAATAAGCACGTACAGGTTAAATTACATTGGTATGCGAGGAAATTCAGATGCTCAGTACCAATATCATCAGGTGCTGGTAACCTCATCTAAAGGTAGATATGGAACAATCTGGGTCATTTGTTCTATGATAGAAACCGTTGAACTAGGTGGGGAATTAGTAAAAGCCTGGATAAAATCTGAAGAACTACTGCTCGGAGATGTTGAACTCATCAATAGAATGAGATTCTAAGCCGTATTTAATTTAAATCAACACTAACTCATTATTAACCAGCAAAATGGAAAACCCTTTTGAAACACTGTACTCAAGCCAGCAAAGAATGGAAGGTATACTTGAGGAAATCTTCAGAGCCATCCATAACGTCACCTGTGCCGTATCGCATGCGTCATCGGACAAGCCGATGAGCGCCCAGGAAGCTGCTGCGTACCTGAACATATCAGTGTCCACCCTCTACAAGCGGGTGAGCAACCGGGAGGTGCCATTCCGAAAGCAGGGCAGCAAGCTGTACTTCGACCGCGGTGAGCTAACCGAGTGGGTAGAGGCGGGAAGAAAAAAGACCCAGAATGAGGTTAAAGACAGTATATACTCCAAATAGTTAACGTTATGTTGAAGCCCATCATAAACATCTACCAGGATACGAGGAGAGCAAAAGGGAACGGTCTGTACCCCATCAAGCTTCGGGTGTACCTGAGCAGCGGTGAGCAGCGCAAGCAGAAACTTTACCCGCTGGGCATAGACCTCACCATAGAGGACTTTGAGCGCTCCTACCTGGCGCCGAAGCCAAGGGGCGACTTTAAGGACCTAAAGCTGGAACTCATTGCCAAGGAGAAGCATGCCTATGAGATCCTGGATGGCATGAAGGTATTTACGTTCGAGAAGTTCGAGCGGGAGCTTTTCCGGGAGAAGTACGCAGACGGCGACGCTGCCTATCACTACCGGAGCTACATCAGCAAGCTGCAGGCTGCGGGAAAAGTCACTACTGCCTCCAATTACGACCTGAGCCTGAAAAGCCTCCTGGCTTTTGTCAACAGCCATGGAAGAAAGGAGACCAAAAACCTGTTCTTTGACAGCATTACGGTGGATTTCCTGAATCGGTATGAACGGTGGATGCTCTCGAAGGGAAAGAGCCGAACGACCGTGGGGATTTATTTGCGGCCACTACGGTGTATCTTCAACCTGGCGCTTGAGGAGGGGGATATCATCAGAGACACGTACCCCTTTGGCAAAAGGAAGTATCAGATCCCGGCAGGGCGTAACCTGAAGAAGGCGCTGGGCAAGGAGCAGTTGGGGAAACTCTTCTCGTTTGAGCCCCTTGTGCCCGATCAGGTGAAGGCGCGGGACTTCTGGTTCTTTAGCTATGCCTGCAACGGCATGAACGTAAAAGACATCGCGAACCTAAGGTACGGCGATCTGCAGGAGGATAGGTTAGTGTTCACACGGGCCAAGACGGCTGACACTTCGAAGGCAAATCAGAAGCCCATCCTCGTGCCGCTGTCCTTTTTTCCGCTGTCTATGATAGAGAGGTACGGCAATAAGAACAAG is a window of Pontibacter kalidii DNA encoding:
- a CDS encoding tyrosine-type recombinase/integrase — its product is MLKPIINIYQDTRRAKGNGLYPIKLRVYLSSGEQRKQKLYPLGIDLTIEDFERSYLAPKPRGDFKDLKLELIAKEKHAYEILDGMKVFTFEKFERELFREKYADGDAAYHYRSYISKLQAAGKVTTASNYDLSLKSLLAFVNSHGRKETKNLFFDSITVDFLNRYERWMLSKGKSRTTVGIYLRPLRCIFNLALEEGDIIRDTYPFGKRKYQIPAGRNLKKALGKEQLGKLFSFEPLVPDQVKARDFWFFSYACNGMNVKDIANLRYGDLQEDRLVFTRAKTADTSKANQKPILVPLSFFPLSMIERYGNKNKSRDNYVFPILSKGMDATQQDRAVKNFTRYINQHIKPLAKAAGVTGDISTYWARHSYATNAVRHGASLEMIQESLGHSDIKTTMHYWSGFEESVKREISDKLMDFSVGEEAAQAEVTP
- a CDS encoding type I restriction-modification system subunit M, giving the protein MSENHKRQIEQQLWNIANTLRGKMDADEFRDYILGFIFYKYLSEKMALYANKILAEDGIKYHDINEASEEGQEYLEAIKEEALASLGYFLKPTELFSELARKGNANSKEEGASNFILDELTQVLRHIEQSTMGTESEDDFNKLFEDLDLTSTKLGRTEAAKNDLIAKVLGHLDKIDFKLEDTEADVLGDAYEYLIGQFASGAGKKAGEFYTPQEVSKVLAKLVTTGKDKLKSVYDPTCGSGSLLLRVAKEVKEVSTFYGQELNRTTYNLARMNMILHDVHFRKFDIRQEDTLEHPQHLEHRFEAIVANPPFSANWSASPLHLSDDRFSQYGKLAPSSKADFAFVQHMIHHLAENGTMAVVLPHGVLFRGAAEGHIRQYLIEDRNYLDAVIGLPANIFYGTSIPTCILVFKKCREQADNILFIDASQHYEKAKTQHYLRDTDIEKIITTYRERRSEDKYSYVASLEEVRENDYNLNIPRYVDTFEEEEPVDLNEVAVALAQLEDEMQATDSTIAAYCEELGIAKPF
- a CDS encoding helix-turn-helix domain-containing protein is translated as MEGILEEIFRAIHNVTCAVSHASSDKPMSAQEAAAYLNISVSTLYKRVSNREVPFRKQGSKLYFDRGELTEWVEAGRKKTQNEVKDSIYSK